The Helianthus annuus cultivar XRQ/B chromosome 16, HanXRQr2.0-SUNRISE, whole genome shotgun sequence genome includes a window with the following:
- the LOC110920155 gene encoding uncharacterized protein LOC110920155, translating into MPQSASEVRDQQLLQQLLNQVQLNPTKDRWEWVLNASGNFTVRSVKGWLQVQHREVPEQVFVWNNWTPKKVGVVGWRALVDRLPTKVAISIRGIQLQSTCCVFCNDFPETCEHIFTSCQFAQTVWFIITQWCKIPNAFIFSLKDLLEYHNLQGSAKKKKALYAVSLVYLWSVWRMRNNMVFNQGQVSVQKVVEEIKNMSFLWVKNRSKEVGLTWEAWCKFEVFPV; encoded by the coding sequence ATGCCTCAGTCAGCCTCCGAGGTACGGGATCAACAGCTTTTGCAGCAATTGCTGAACCAGGTTCAACTGAACCCCACGAAAGATCGCTGGGAGTGGGTGCTGAATGCATCGGGAAATTTCACGGTCCGTAGTGTCAAAGGCTGGCTTCAAGTACAACACAGAGAGGTTCCGGAACAGGTCTTTGTATGGAACAATTGGACGCCTAAAAAGGTCGGTGTGGTTGGGTGGAGAGCTTTAGTCGATAGACTTCCAACGAAGGTGGCAATCAGCATCCGTGGCATCCAACtgcaatcaacctgctgcgtttTTTGCAATGATTTTCCCGAAACCTGCGAGCACATTTTCACATCATGTCAATTCGCTCAAACCGTTTGGTTCATAATTACGCAATGGTGTAAAATCCCGAACGCTTTCATCTTCAGTCTAAAGGACTTGCTGGAATACCACAACCTTCAAGGATCTGCGAAGAAGAAAAAAGCTTTGTATGCGGTGTCACTTGTATACCTTTGGAGCGTTTGGCGAATGAGAAACAATATGGTATTCAACCAAGGTCAGGTATCGGTGCAGAAGGTTGTTGAGGAGATCAAGAACATGAGCTTCTTATGGGTTAAAAACCGATCAAAGGAGGTGGGACTAACTTGGGAGGCCTGGTGTAAATTCGAAGTATTCCCAGTTTAG